Below is a window of Enterobacter kobei DNA.
TCCTGCGCGTTAGTGCCGTGAATAAGATATTCGCCGTTGCCCATCCCCAGACGCAGCGCATAGCGCCCCAACGGGTTATACGGCCCGGCAGGCACCACTGCAGGCAAATCGATGCCCTTAGCTTTTGAGCGTGCACGAATGCCCGCAGGCGGCGTCCAGGTCGGGTTCGGGATCTTCTGGCTGACGCGCGTGACGCTCACCGGCGTTTCCAGCCCCTGCTGACCGATACCGATAGGGAAAACCTGCACGATATCTTTACCCGGCGGATAAAAATAGAGCCGCAGTTCCGCCAGATTGACAATGATCCCTTCACGCGGGGTGTCCGGCAGTAGCATCTGCGTTGGAATGGTCAGCGTCGTACCTGGCGCAGGAATAGGGGCCATGGTGTCGTTCGCTTCGACGAGCAGCATTGCACTGGTGTCAAAATGCCGGCTGATGGCCTGCAGATTGCGATCCTGTGGTTGCACGACATATGTTTGATTCTGGCCGATAAGACGACTGCCTGCCGGCGGTAAGGGATAATCGGCCGCCCAG
It encodes the following:
- the ldtE gene encoding L,D-transpeptidase LdtE, whose product is MKRASLITLSLIGAYSVIQGAWAADYPLPPAGSRLIGQNQTYVVQPQDRNLQAISRHFDTSAMLLVEANDTMAPIPAPGTTLTIPTQMLLPDTPREGIIVNLAELRLYFYPPGKDIVQVFPIGIGQQGLETPVSVTRVSQKIPNPTWTPPAGIRARSKAKGIDLPAVVPAGPYNPLGRYALRLGMGNGEYLIHGTNAQDSVGLRVSSGCIRMGAPDIEALFSQVSTGTPVRIINEPVKYAVEPDGRHYIEVHRPLAATLEENTQTVPITLTATFGDFIRQAGGEQRAIDKAMVRRAGYPVAIPAAKQSTSTPAAVLSAKNGEPAVTAVANDDGKVMTQ